A single Leptospira barantonii DNA region contains:
- a CDS encoding ATP synthase F0 subunit C, translating to MEFGLGYIGVGIAAGVAILGAALGIGRIGGSATEGISRQPEAGGKIQTAMIIAAALIEGAALFALVIAFQAAGTLNEGLKATVANQTKASASAVTEEKGK from the coding sequence ATGGAATTTGGATTAGGATATATTGGTGTAGGAATCGCGGCTGGAGTCGCAATTCTCGGCGCAGCTCTCGGAATCGGAAGAATCGGTGGGTCCGCTACTGAAGGGATTTCAAGACAACCAGAAGCAGGTGGAAAAATTCAAACTGCAATGATTATCGCTGCAGCTCTTATTGAAGGTGCCGCTCTGTTCGCTCTCGTGATCGCTTTCCAAGCGGCGGGAACTCTGAACGAAGGTCTGAAAGCTACTGTTGCTAACCAAACAAAAGCTTCTGCATCTGCAGTAACCGAAGAAAAAGGAAAGTAA